GGCTGCAGCGGGTCGGGCCCGAGTGGCCGCTGTACGGGGCGTGCGCGCTGTTCCTGCTGGGGGCGTACTGGGCGTTCACGATGCCGGCCAAGGTCGACTCGGCGAAGGGCGAGCGCAAGGCGCACATGCTCACGCACGGCGAGACGAAGCCGAGCCTACGCACGGTCGGCCCCTCCGTACTGCACGGGCTCCAGGCGAATGCCTCCTTCCGCGCGCTCTCCGGCTTCCTGATCTTCTTCCTGGCGTTCCTGCTGCGCGAGCATCCGCTGGCCGGGCAGAGCCCGGCGGTGTCGCTCGGCATAGTGGGCGTCGCGGCGGGCGTGGGCAACGCGCTGGGCACGGCGGTCGGCTCCTGGCTCAGGGCCCGCGGCCCCGAACTGATCATCGCGACTGTGCTGGGTCTGGTGCTGGCCGCGACGATCACCGCGGCGGTGTTCTTCGGCGCGGGCATGGTGGCGGTACTGGGTGCGGTGGCGGGCTTCTCGCAGGCGCTGGCGAAGCTGTCCCTGGACGCGCTGATCCAGCGGGACGTGCCGGAGCAGGTGCGTACGTCGGCGTTCGCGCGCTCGGAGACGCTGCTCCAGATGGCGTGGGTGGCGGGCGGCGCGATCGGCATCGCACTGCCGCTGAACGGTGCGCTGGGTATGTCGGTGGCGGCGGGCATCGTCGGCCTCGGCGCGCTGGTGTCGGTCCGCGGCTTGCTGGGCGCGGCCCGCCACGGCAGCAAGCCGCGGCCGAAGGTGGCGTGAGATACGGCCTTCGGCCGTGTCCTCAATCGCCGGCGGCGCTGACGTTGTCGGCCCCGCCGGCGATTGAGGCGCGGTGGGCCGGGGCGGCGGAGCCCCCCGGGGCGCGACGCGCGGAGGACCCCCGCGTGGCGGAGCCACCCGCGCCCGATAGCCTTCGGGCCATGACCGTTGCGTTCTTCTCGGGCAAGCGCCGCCGGGCCGCTGCCGCTCTCGGTGCCGTCTCCGCCGGGCTCCTCGTACTCTCCGCCTGCGACAAGCCGACACCGCTCGCGACCGTGACGGTCGGGACGGACTCGGTCCACACCGAGGCGGCCTGCTACAACGACGGCAAGGCGATCAAGGAATCGCTGCTGCAGGGCTGCCTCACCGAGAAGCCCGCCAAGACCATCAAGGTCGCCTTCGACGACAAGGTCCGCATGGGCGTCGACCCGGAGATCGCGGACAACGGGTGGACGCTTCTCTTCGGCGGCCAGCCCGTCGAGCAGGAGCCGTACAAGAACTCCTACCGGACCATCCCCGGCAACGCCTTCTTCTCCTCACAGACCGGTGAGCCGACCAGCAAGACCGCCGTGAGCATCATGGAGACCAAGGGCAAGAAGGTCATCGGCATCTGGCACTTCCAGTTCGAGAAGGCCTCCTGAGCCGGAAGGCTGTGACGTGCGCGTACTGGTGGTGACCGCGGTGGCGGCGGAGGCGGAAGCCGTCGCCGCCGGACTCACCGGTCTCGTCAGCGACACACGCCCGCTGCCCGGCGGGTACACGCTCGCCCGCCACGCCCGCACCATCCCGCCGCCCGGCGCGACGCCCCGGCCCCCGTCCGCGCACACCCCCGTCGTGGACGTGCTCGCGGCCGGAGTCGGACCCGCGGCCGCCGCGGCCGGCACCGCCACCGCGCTCGCCCTGGACACGTACGACCTCGTCGTCTCCGCCGGGATCGGCGGCGGCTTCCGGCCCCACGCCCCCATCGGCTCCGTCGTCGTCGCCGACGCGATCGTCGCCGCCGACCTCGGCGCCGAGACCCCCGACGGCTATCTCCCCGTCGACGAGCTGGGCTTCGGGCGCTCCACCCACCGGCCGCCGGGCGAGCTCGCCGCCCGCATCGCCAAGACGCTCAACTCTCTGTACGCGCCGGTCCTCACCGTCTCGACGGTGACCGGCACCGCCGCCCGCGCCGCCGAGCTGAGCGCCCGTCACCCCCGCGCCGCCGCCGAGGCCATGGAGGGCTTCGGGGTCGCCGAGGCAGCCGCCGCCCACGCGCTCCCCGTCCTCGAGATCCGCGCGATCTCCAACGCCGTCGGCCCGCGCGACCGTGCCGCCTGGCGCATCGGCCTGGCTCTGGACTCGCTTCGGTACGCGTTCCAGCTGCTCACCCCAGTCCTCGAGGAGTCGCCGTGACCGTGCAGATCGCGTACTCGCCGTGCCCGAACGACACGTTCGTCTTCGACGCCTGGGCACACGGCAGGGTGCCCGGCGCGCCCGCGCTCGATGTGACCTTCGCGGACATCGACATCACCAACGGCATGGCGGAGCGCGGCGAGTTCGACGTGCTGAAGGTCTCGTACGCCGTACTGCCGTGGGTCATGGACGAGTACACCCTGCTCCCCTGCGGCGGCGCGCTCGGCCGCGGCTGCGGTCCGCTCGTGCTGACCAAGGAGCCCGGGACCGACCTCACCGGCAGGACCGTCGCCGTACCGAGCGAGCGCTCGACGGCGTATCTGCTGTTCCGGCTGTGGGCGGCCGACGTGGTTCCGGAAGGCGTCGGCGAGGTCGTCGTGATGCCGTTCCACGAGATCATGCCGGCGGTGCGCGACGGCAAGGTCGACGCCGGACTCGTCATCCACGAGGCCCGGTTCACGTATCAGCAGTACGGACTCCACTCGCTCGCGGACATGGGCGAGCACTGGGAGTCGACGACCGGCCTCCCCATCCCGCTGGGCGCGATCATCGCCAAGCGGTCGCTGGGCGCCGAGACGCTGAGGCTGCTGGCCGAATCCGCGCGTACGTCGGTTCGTATGGCGTGGGACGACCCGGAGGCCTCCCGCCCGTACGTACTGGAGCACGCGCAGGAGATGGACCCGGCCGTGGCCGACCAGCACATCGGGCTCTACGTCAATGAGTTCACCGCGGGCCTCGGTGACGACGGCTACGCGGCGGTACGGGGACTGCTGACACGCGCCGCGGCCGAGGGGCTCGTACCGCCCCTCGGCCGCGATGCGCTGCGATTCGTCTAGCTGGCTGCAGCGGGCTACACGTCGAGCTGGTCCGCCACCGCCCGCAGCAGGCCGGCGATCTTCGCGCCGTGCACCTTGTCGGGGTACCGGCCGCGCTCCAGCATCGGCGTGATGTTCTCCAGCAGGGTCGTCAGATCCTGCACGATGGACGCCAGCTCGTCCGGCTTGCGCCGCTGGGCCGCCGCCACGGACGGCGCCGGGTCGAGAACTGTCACCGAAAGCGCCTGGTCACCACGCTGTCCCGCCACTACGCCGAACTCGACGCGCTGGCCCGGCTTGAGCGCGTCGACCCCTGCGGGGAGCACCGACGAGTGAACGAAGACGTCGCCGCCGTCGTCACGGGAGAGAAAGCCGAAGCCCTTCTCACTGTTGAACCACTTGACCTTGCCGGTAGGCACGTCTGTCCTCGTCCTCGTACTCGTTGGGGCACCGGAACTTGGGCACCGCAAAACGGCTCTGGATAGCACTACAGCGGGTCGCCTGACCCGCCACCCCCAAGGCTAATGGTCCAGGGGCTGGTGACAAGACGTCGCCGGACGGTTCCTACGCGCAAGGAACTACCCTGGCTGGATGACTGCTACTCCTCCCGCACCCGGTGACGGGCTGGTGCGCGTCGGCGCGATCGTTTTCATCGTCGGCGCTGTGGCCACACTGGTCACCGTGGCCCCGCTGTTCCTGGGAACCGAGCCGTTCCCGCCGATCGCGTACGCGGTCTGCATGCTGATGGGCGTCGGGTTCCTGATCGCGGCGGCGGGTGTGCTGCGCTCGATCGCGGCGCAGCGGCGACAGGCCAGATCCGCGCTGTAGCGCCCCAGGGCCGCTTAGACCCAACTCCTGCTGTAGGTGCGCAGCCAGGCCGGAAAAGCGGTCAGGTCCGGCAGGATCACGTCCGCGCCCGCCGCGCGCAGCTCCGCCTCGTCGCACGGGCCCGTCGGCACCGCCACCGACAGCGCCTCGGCCGTGTGCGCTCCCCGTACGTCTGCGGTGTGGTCGCCGACGTACACGCTCGCGCCGTGCTCACGCAGCGCCTCCGCCTTGGCCTCGGCCCACAGCCGGCCGATGACGTCGTCCGCGTCGATGCCGAGGTGGGCCAGGTGGAGTTGGGCGTTCGGCTCGTGCTTGGCAGTGACGACGATCGCGCGGCCGCCGAGCTCCTGGACGGCGGTCACCGCCTCGCGGGCGCCCGGCAGGGCGAGGGTCGGGGTGATCGCGTATACGGAATAGATCTCGCGGTACCGGTCGCCCACCTCCTGGATCCTCTCGTCAGGGAACCAGTGCGCCAGCTCCTGTTCGAGGGGCGGCCCGAGCCGGGTGACGGCCAGGTCGGCATCGATCCACACCCCGGTCTCGGCGGAAAGCGCGAGGTAGGCGGCGTGAATGCCGGGCCGGGAGTCGATCAGCGTCATATCGAGGTCGAAGCCGACCGTCAGCGGGCGGGTTGCGGTAGTGGCCGGATGCGTAGCCATAGGGGCCATTGTGCCCATCCGGCCGCGCCCTCCCCGACGCGCCCAAGCGCGTCGTCGTTCTCGGTCCTCGCGGGCTATCGCCTCCGCGCCCGCCACACCAGGTAGAGCGCGGAGGCGACGGCCGCCCCCTTCACCACCCACGGCCAGGTGCCGGTGAGCGCGTCGCGCATCCCGTTCTCGGGGACCGGCTCGCCCCAGCGCTCGTTGACCCGACCCCACAGCCAGACAAGCCCGCCCACCGCGACGGCGCCCGGCAGGCCGACGACCGCCCACTTCGCCTCGGTACGGGACAGCCTGCGCGAGGCGTACGCGAGGAGCCAGCCGCTGCCCAGCGCGAGCCAGGAGCCGAGGACGGCACCGCCCACGAGGAGGGCGGCGGCCAGCATCAGGAAGGGGCTGGCGAAGGCGGGGGCGACCGCGGCTTCGCCTTCCCCGGTACGGCGGCGGAGCCGCGGACGCCACCGGCGCGGTTCGGGCTCAGCCTCCACCGCGTCGTCGTCCTCGTACTCCTCGTCCTCGTGCTCGTCCTGCTCCTCCGACTCCTCCTCGGAGGGCGGCGGTTTCAGTATTTCGGGGATCTCCACACCGCCGGTGAACCCGGCCACGGACTCCCCCGCACCGAACGGCCCCGGCTCGATCCGCCACCAGTCGGGCTCGCTGCCGGACGGGCCGAGCTCGTCCGTCCCGGCGAGATGGGGCGGCGACGCGCCGGTGGTCATCCGCGGAACTTCGGCCTGCTCCGGTGCCGCCGACCTGCGCGGCTTGGGGATCCGGCGGCGTACGCGCTGCTGCGGCAGGGCGGGCTTCGGTGCCGGCCGGGGCACGTGGGACGCGCTGGCGCCGCCGTCCTCGGACGCGGCCGCGACGACCTCGTCCGGCGTACCGAGCCGACCGAGGATGCGGCGTACGGAGGCGGGGCTGTCGCTGCCGAATCCCGCCCGCTGCCGGTCGATCTCGCTGCGCAGCGACGACACCAGCCGCATCCGGGTGCCGGACGGCAGCTGTTGCCGCTGCGCCAGGTCGCCGACCCGGCTCAGATAGTCGTAGACGAGCTGATCGCTCTCGATCCCCACCGGCGTTCCCCTGACGTTCCCAGCCGGGCCGCCCTCTCTCCCGGGCCCGCCCTGTCCCCGACCGTAGCGCTCCAGGCACTACCGTGGGGCGGATGGGGACCATGCCCGAAGCAAGCAGTCCGACCAGTCCGAGCAGCCCGCGCACGCTCGCCGAAGCGCTGCGCGCCCGCGGCGACGAGGAACTGGCCGCACTGCTGCGCGCCCGTCCCGATCTGCTGAACCCCGTGCCCAACGACCTGTCGCAGCTGGCTGCCCGGGCGGGCACCCGCGCCTCCGTCGTACGCGCCCTGGAACGGCTCGACCGGTTCACGCTGCAGACCGCCGAGGCGCTGGCCGTGGCCCCCGACCCCGCCTCGTACGACACCCTGCTCGGGCTGCTGACCGGCGACGAGGGCGACGAGGAGATCGAGGCGGCCCTGCCCCGCGCCGTGGGCACCCTGCGCACCCAGGCCCTGATCTGGGGCGGCGACGACCGGCTGCGGCTGGTGCGCACCGCGCGCGAACTCCTCGCCCCGTCCCCGACCCGCCCGTCCCCGACCGGCCTCGGCCCGACCGTCGCCGAGGCCACCGCCGGGATGTCGCCCACCCGGCTTCAGGAGATCCTGGCCGCCGCCGGGCTGCCGACCACGCACGACCCGGTCTCCGCCGTCGCCGCGCTGGCCTCGCTCTTCACCGACCGCACGCGGATGGCGCGGCTGCTGGACACCGCCCCGCCCGAGGCGCTGACGGTGCTCGACCGGCTGGTCTGGGGCCCTCCGTACGGCGAGGTGACGGCCAGTCCGACCCCGCCGGTGCGGTGGCTGCGCGACCGCGGACTGCTGCTGCCCGCGTCGCCGCGCACGGTCGTGCTGCCGCGCGAGGCGGCACTGTATCTGCGGGCCGGGCGCGCGCAGTACGCGCCGGAGCCGGTACCGCCCGCGGTCACGCCGGCCGCGACCGCGTCGATGACCCAGGGCCGTCCACAGGCTGTGGACAGTACGGCGGCGGGCCAGGCGTACACCGCGCTCACGACGGTCGAGGACCTGCTGAAGGACTGGCACGAGGGCGGCCCCGCGGTGCTGCGGTCGGGCGGCCTGGCGGTACGTGACCTCAAGCGCGCCGCCACCGCGCTGGACACCAACGAGCAGATGGCCGCGTTCTGGCTCGAACTGGCTTATGCGGCGGGCCTGTTGGCGACCGACGGCGAAGCGGACGAGCGGTACGCGCCGACGCCCGCGTACGACGAGTGGCTGACCCTCCCGGCGCCGGACCGCTGGGCGCACCTCGCCACGGCCTGGATCGGCGCGACCCGTACGCCCGGCCTGGTCGGCAGCCAGGACCCCAAGGGCCGCACGCTCTCCGTACTCGGCCCCGGCCTGGACCGCACAGCGGCGCTGGAGGTCCGCAGCCGGGTCCTCGCCCTGCTGGCGGCACTCCCCGCGGGCACGGCCCCCGACCCGGAGACGGTGCTGGCCCGGCTGCGCTGGGAACGCCCGCTGCGGGGCGGCGGCGGGGCACAGAGCGGCGACGCGAACGCGGCACGCAACGCGGCGGACGGCGGGCCCAGGGACCTGCGCTCCCGCATCGCGGCCTGGACGCTGACGGAGGCGGAGGTGCTCGGTGTGACGGGCCGCGGGGCGCTGTCGACGCACGGCCGACTGCTCCTGAGCCCCACCGAGGACCTCACCGCGCAAGCGGCCAACGCGCTCGCGCCGCTGCTGCCCGAGCCGCTCGACCACGTCCTCCTCCAGGCCGACCTCACCGCCGTCGCCCCCGGGCCCCTGGAACGGCCGCTCGCCGAGACGCTGTCCGTGCTCGCCGACGTCGAGTCCAAGGGCGGCGCGACCGTCTACCGCTTCACGCCCGCCTCCGTACGCCGCGCACTCGACGCCGGCCGGACCGCATCCGACCTGCACACGTTCCTCGCCACGCACTCCCGCACCCCCGTGCCGCAGCCGCTCAGCTACCTCATCGACGATGTCGCCCGCCGCCACGGACACCTGCGGATCGGCGCCGCCTCCGCCTATGTGCGCTGCGACGACGACGCACTGCTCGGCGAGATCCTCGCCGACAAGCGCTCCCAGGGCCTGCGACTGCGCCGCCTCGCCCCCACCGTGCTGGCCGCCCAGGCCGACCCGGGAACGCTCCTCGAAGGCCTGCGCACCATGGGCTACGCACCCGCCGCCGAGTCCGCCGAGGGTGATGTCCTGATCACTCGCGCCCACGCCCGCCGCACCCCGCCCCGTACCCCGCCCGCCCCCGTCCCCGACGGCCCGCCCGTGCCCGACGGCACTCTCCTCGGCGCCGCGGTGAAGGCGATCATGGCGGGCGACCTCGCGTCCACGGTCGTCCGCAAGTCCGCACCCGAACCGGCGAAGAACGGCGAGCTCCCCCGCACCACCTCCGCCGAGACCCTCGCCACCGTCCAGGCGGCGGCGATGACGGGCTCCGCCCTCTGGATCGGCTACGTCAACGCGGACGGCGCGGCCAGCCAGCGCGTGATCGCGCCCGTGCGCGTCGAGGGCGGCTTCGTCACGGCGTACGACCACACGGCGGACGAGGTCCGCACGTACCCGCTACACCGCATCACCGGCGTCGCCGAACTCGCGGACGACCCGGCCTGATCCCCCTGACCCCCATACCCCCCTCCGCTCCCGGTACTCAGTACGGTCTTCCTCTGCGGCTATGACCTGCCATCCCCGCGCTTCGCACAGCGCCTCGCAGGCCGCTCGCTGACGCTCGGGCGAGGTAGACTCTTCTGTTTCGCGCGAAAGGCGAATGCAGATAGCGGCACGCATTCCCGGCGCGTTGGCCGAGAGTCCTTTCGAGCGCCGGGCCCGGGGCATGGCCCGAGCCGTGGCAGGTGTGCTGTCTGTCACAAGACGACCCTATCCGCGGAGGTTTGTGTGTCCTGCCTAATCGTCCAAAGCGACAAAACCCTCCTCCTCGAGGTGGACCACGAGCAGGCGGACGCCTGTCGTCGTGCCATCGCGCCCTTCGCGGAACTGGAGCGCGCCCCCGAGCACATCCACACCTACCGGGTCACCCCGCTCGGTCTGTGGAACGCCCGCGCCGCCGGGCACGACGCCGAGCAGGTCGTCGACGCGCTCGTGGCGTACTCCCGCTACCCCGTCCCGCACGCCCTGCTCGTCGACGTCGCCGAGACGATGGCCCGCTACGGTCGGCTGACGCTGAGCAAGCACCCTGTCCACGGGCTCGTGCTGACCAGCACCGACCGGCCCGTTCTGGAGGAGATCCTCCGGTCCAGGAAGGTCCAGCCGCTGGTCGGAGCACGGATCGACCCGGACACGGTCGCCGTGCATCCCTCCGAGCGCGGGCAGATCAAGCAGACGCTGCTGAAGCTGGGCTGGCCGGCCGAGGATCTCGCCGGGTACGTGGACGGCGAGGCGCACCCCATCGAGCTGGACGAGACCGGCTGGGCGCTGCGTCCGTACCAGAAGCAGGCCGTCGAGGGCTTCTGGCACGGCGGGTCCGGTGTGGTCGTGCTGCCGTGCGGTGCCGGGAAGACGCTGGTCGGGGCCGGTGCGATGGCCGAGGCGAAGGCCACGACCCTGATCCTGGTCACCAACACCGTCTCGGCCCGCCAGTGGAAGCACGAGCTGGTGAAGCGGACGTCTCTGACCGAGGAAGAGATCGGCGAGTACAGCGGTACGCGCAAGGAGATCCGCCCGGTCACCATCGCGACGTACCAGGTGCTGACGACGAAGCGAAAAGGGATCTATGCCCACCTCGAGCTCTTCGACTCCCGCGACTGGGGCCTGGTCGTCTACGACGAGGTGCATCTGCTGCCCGCGCCGGTCTTCAAGTTCACCGCGGATCTGCAGGCCCGGCGGCGGCTCGGTCTCACGGCGACGCTCGTGCGCGAGGACGGCCGCGAGTCGGACGTCTTCTCCCTCATCGGGCCGAAGCGTTTCGACGCGCCCTGGAAGGAGATCGAGGCGCAGGGGTACATCGCGCCCGCGGACTGTGTGGAGGTCCGGGTCAATCTCACCGACGCCGAGCGGCTCGCTTATGCGACCGCCGAGACGGAGGAGAAGTACCGCTACTGCGCGACGACCGAGACCAAGCGGAAGGTGACGGAGGCGCTGGTTCGCAAGTTCGCGGGCCAGCAGACCCTGGTCATCGGCCAGTACATCGACCAGCTCGACGAGCTCGGCGAGCATCTGGACGCGCCGGTCATCAAGGGCGAGACGTCCAACGCGCAGCGCGAGAAACTCTTCGAGGCATTCCGGCAGGGTGAGATCTCCGTGCTGGTCGTGTCGAAGGTGGCGAACTTCTCCATCGACCTTCCGGAGGCGACCGTCGCCATCCAGGTCTCCGGCACGTTCGGGTCCCGGCAGGAGGAGGCGCAGCGCCTCGGCCGTGTCCTGCGGCCGAAGGCGGACGGGCACAAGGCGCACTTCTACTCGGTGGTGGCGCGGGACACGATCGACCAGGACTTCGCGGCGCACCGGCAGCGGTTCCTGGCGGAGCAGGGGTACGCGTACCGGATCGTGGACGCGGACGAGCTGCTGGCGCCCTAGGCCCTGTCCGGGCGGACAGGGCCTGGGCGAGGCCGACCAGCACGGGGCCCAGCAGCAGCGCGTACTGCACCTTCAGGGGCGGGCGTCGTCGTCATGGGCGTCGGTCAACCTCCCGGCGCCCTGCCGCCACTTGCGGGCGCGCACTCGGTTCGTCCGTGCGCGGGTACTCGGCGCGCGGAGCCGGCAGGGCGCGGACGGGCGTGCTCCGCCACCTCGCCGTGCGGGTGCGGCCCTCCGCGATCAGGAGCGCGAGCAGCGGTACGCACCACACCCAGTGGTGCGACCAGCTGACCGGTGAGACGAGCAGCGTGGTGTACGCGACGGCGGGCACGCCCCACCGCTCCGGCGCCCTGCGCGCGATCCACAGACCCGCCACCGCGGTCGCGGCCGCCGCGAGCAGCCACACCGCGCCCGGATCGGGGGTGTGCAGCAGCCGCGCGAACAGGCCTTGCAGCGACTGGCTGTCGACGATCCACACCTTGCCGGTACGGCCGGTCTCGAAGATGCGCCCGGTCCAGAATTCGACGCTGGCGAGCGGGAGTACGAGCGCACCGAGCAGCACCGTGCCGGTGAAGGAGGCGAGCGCGGTGAGCCCCGCCCGTACCCGCCCGGTGATCAGCAGATGGACGATGAACACGGCGGGTGTGAGTGTGATCCCGGCGGCGACGCCGAGCGCGAAGCCCTTGCCGATGGCCTTCTTGTCGCGGGACAGGTCCCACAGCACGAGGCAGACGAGGGCGAGGTTGATCTCCCCGAAGTGGAGGGTGTGGAAGACCGGTTCGAGCCAGAGGCCGGCCACGACCGCGGCGATCACCAGCGGGAGCCGCGCGGGGAGCCCGGCGAAGCGGCAGGAGAGCCGGACCAGCAGGGCGAGCAGGAGTACGTTCCCGACGACGAGGACCACCTTGAGCGCCGGGACGGGCAGCCAGGTGGTCGGTACGAAGAGGATCGCCGCGAAGGGCGGGTAGGCGGCGGGCAGCTGCCACTCGGTGACGGTGAACACGTAGAGAGCGGTGCCGTTGGCGACGGCCGCCCCTTCGGCGCGGTACACGAGGGTGTCGGCCATGGGGATGCGCTGGGCTACGCGGAGTGCGGCGAGCGCGGCCAGGGAAATCGCGAGGGCACTGATGACGAGGAGTGAACGAAAGGTCACGTTCCGGTACTTCACGGCCGCGACCCTACTAGGGGGCGAGGGGGACGCGGCGGATCAGCGGCGGTGGACTCCGGCTTCCTCGGCGTACTCACCGAGAACCGCGACGCTGAAGACGGCGCCTGCGAAGACCTTTACCGCGCGCAGCGCGTTGCCGAGGCGGTGCGGGGAGTGGGGGGCGGCGCCGGTGGCGGTGGCACCGTAACGGGGATGGGGGACGTGGGTGCCCGGGGTGAAGGTTGCTGTACTCATGTCTCCATGATGGTTCCCGGGGCGGCGGGACGCATCGATCCACGGACTGAACCGGGAGCCCGCCCGCGTACGACTCCAGACAGAGGCCATCCCCTACGGGGAGGACGGCCGCAGGTCCTTCTCCCCTCCCCCATCGCCCTGGAAAACCATTCGCCCGCGATGCGCGCCCTCACTACAATCGCCGGTCTTGCCCGCCTCCCCTGGGGAGCGCCGCCGCCCGGACGGAAACCGGCCGGTCCGCCATGTCGTGATCCTCGCCGTATCCGCCGGAGGCAACCCGTGCCCGCGCACGTCCCTGAACCCGATCAGCCCGATCAACCCGACCAACCCGGTCCGCTCGCTCGTGAGCGCGCCCATCTCGCCGCCTCACGTACCGCGCTCCGCACGATGCGCGAGGACGTCCAGGCCCTCGACATCCGCGATGTCACCGCGAACTGGGTCAACGCCGCCGTCCTGGAGCGCCAGATCGAGGAACGCGTCAAGGCGCTCGCCGATCTCTCCCACACCCCGCTCTTCTTCGGCCGACTCGACTATCTGCACACCACGCAGGAAGGGCAGCGCTTCTACATCGGGCGCCGGCATGTGCACGACGCGGACGGCGACCCTATGGTCATCGACTGGCGCGCGCCCGTCTCGCAGCCGTTCTACCGGGCGTCGAGGAAGGACCCGCTGGACGTCGGCCTGCGGCGGCGCTTCGGCTACACGGGCGGCGACCTCACGGCGTACGAGGACGAGCATCTGACCGACCCGTCCGAGCAGGAGCGTACGAGCAGGCTGCTCCAGGCGGAGATCGAGCGGCCGCGCGTCGGCCCTATGCGGGACATCGTCGCCACGATCCAGCCGGAGCAGGACGAGATCGTACGGTCCGGGCTCGGCGGCACGGTGTGTGTCCAGGGCGGCCCCGGCACCGGAAAGACGGCGGTGGGCCTGCACCGCGTCGCGTATCTGCTGTACGCGCACCGGGAGCGGCTGGCCAGGACCGGGACGCTCGTGATCGGGCCGAACAGGTCCTTCCTGCACTACATCGAACAAGTGCTGCCCGCGCTGGGTGAGTTGGAGGTCAAGCAGGCGACCGTCGACGACCTGGTGGCGCATGTGGAGGTGCGCGGCGCGGACGCGGCGGACGCGGCGGTCATCAAGGGCGACGCCCGGATGGCAGAGGTGCTGCGGCGGGCGGTGCGCTCGCATGTGACGATGCCGGTGGAGCCGCTGATGGTGGTGCGCGGTTCGCGGCGGTGGCGGGTGCCGGCGTACGAACTCGAGGAGATCGTACGGGAGTTGCTCGACCGCGACATCCGCTACGGGGCGGCGCGCGAGGCGCTGCCGCAGCGGATCGCGCACACGGTGCTGGTCCGCATGGAGCAGGCGGGCGAGGCGCCGGACGACCGGGTGCAGGACGCGGTGGCGCGTAATCCCGCGGTGAAGGCGGCGGTGAAGGCGGTGTGGCCGCCGGTGGATCCGGCGAAGCTGGTGCTGCGGCTCCTGTCCGACGCGGACTTCCTCGCGGCTCATGCGGAGGGTGTGCTGTCCGCGGACGAGCAGAAGAGGGTCCTCCTGGCGAAGCCGGCCCGTAGCGTACGGGCGGCGAAGTGGTCGTCGGCGGACGCGGTGCTGATCGACGAGGCGACGGATCTCGTGCAGCGCACGCACTCGCTGGGCCATGTCGTGCTCGACGAGGCGCAGGACCTGTCGCCGATGCAGTACCGGGCGGTGGGGCGCCGCTGCACGACGGGCTCGGCGACGGTGCTGGGCGACCTGGCGCAGGGGACGACCCCGTGGGCGACGGAGAGCTGGGCGGAGGCGCTCTCCCATCTGGGCAAGT
The Streptomyces lunaelactis genome window above contains:
- a CDS encoding DNA repair helicase XPB; translation: MSCLIVQSDKTLLLEVDHEQADACRRAIAPFAELERAPEHIHTYRVTPLGLWNARAAGHDAEQVVDALVAYSRYPVPHALLVDVAETMARYGRLTLSKHPVHGLVLTSTDRPVLEEILRSRKVQPLVGARIDPDTVAVHPSERGQIKQTLLKLGWPAEDLAGYVDGEAHPIELDETGWALRPYQKQAVEGFWHGGSGVVVLPCGAGKTLVGAGAMAEAKATTLILVTNTVSARQWKHELVKRTSLTEEEIGEYSGTRKEIRPVTIATYQVLTTKRKGIYAHLELFDSRDWGLVVYDEVHLLPAPVFKFTADLQARRRLGLTATLVREDGRESDVFSLIGPKRFDAPWKEIEAQGYIAPADCVEVRVNLTDAERLAYATAETEEKYRYCATTETKRKVTEALVRKFAGQQTLVIGQYIDQLDELGEHLDAPVIKGETSNAQREKLFEAFRQGEISVLVVSKVANFSIDLPEATVAIQVSGTFGSRQEEAQRLGRVLRPKADGHKAHFYSVVARDTIDQDFAAHRQRFLAEQGYAYRIVDADELLAP
- a CDS encoding HelD family protein, producing the protein MPAHVPEPDQPDQPDQPGPLARERAHLAASRTALRTMREDVQALDIRDVTANWVNAAVLERQIEERVKALADLSHTPLFFGRLDYLHTTQEGQRFYIGRRHVHDADGDPMVIDWRAPVSQPFYRASRKDPLDVGLRRRFGYTGGDLTAYEDEHLTDPSEQERTSRLLQAEIERPRVGPMRDIVATIQPEQDEIVRSGLGGTVCVQGGPGTGKTAVGLHRVAYLLYAHRERLARTGTLVIGPNRSFLHYIEQVLPALGELEVKQATVDDLVAHVEVRGADAADAAVIKGDARMAEVLRRAVRSHVTMPVEPLMVVRGSRRWRVPAYELEEIVRELLDRDIRYGAAREALPQRIAHTVLVRMEQAGEAPDDRVQDAVARNPAVKAAVKAVWPPVDPAKLVLRLLSDADFLAAHAEGVLSADEQKRVLLAKPARSVRAAKWSSADAVLIDEATDLVQRTHSLGHVVLDEAQDLSPMQYRAVGRRCTTGSATVLGDLAQGTTPWATESWAEALSHLGKSDAVVEELTAGFRVPREVIAYASRLLPHMSPGLAEVKSVREAPGSLEIRRVGDPADLDAAVVAACGESLAHEGSIGLIAADARVPALAGALSAAGHAFLSPGEETTAESRLTLVPASLAKGLEYDYVVLDEPRAVVDAEPDERTGLRRLYVSLTRSVSGLTVLHASPLPEELG
- a CDS encoding glycosyltransferase 87 family protein → MADTLVYRAEGAAVANGTALYVFTVTEWQLPAAYPPFAAILFVPTTWLPVPALKVVLVVGNVLLLALLVRLSCRFAGLPARLPLVIAAVVAGLWLEPVFHTLHFGEINLALVCLVLWDLSRDKKAIGKGFALGVAAGITLTPAVFIVHLLITGRVRAGLTALASFTGTVLLGALVLPLASVEFWTGRIFETGRTGKVWIVDSQSLQGLFARLLHTPDPGAVWLLAAAATAVAGLWIARRAPERWGVPAVAYTTLLVSPVSWSHHWVWCVPLLALLIAEGRTRTARWRSTPVRALPAPRAEYPRTDEPSARPQVAAGRREVDRRP